A genomic region of Catharus ustulatus isolate bCatUst1 chromosome 32, bCatUst1.pri.v2, whole genome shotgun sequence contains the following coding sequences:
- the CCDC115 gene encoding coiled-coil domain-containing protein 115: MDGSLSLSLDAAALEVMEALELLQQRREQLEQHLRQGWLSLAQARYSLGCHRVSSLQYGATMVPRVRVCHRQDPEGRPHFEEVPGTGGDPEDPDPQQGGGDGLRQRRGAPERGGSPPRPPPDPLSWFGVLVPPSLRQAQGSFQKGVTLAVEVAELQATMEAAAARYRQLLRQKCHLAGDNGDSRDSHTPTGTAGDTQGDTATSVTA, from the exons ATGGACG GgtcgctgtcgctgtcgctgGACGCGGCCGCGCTGGAGGTGATGGAGgcgctggagctgctgcagcagcggcgggagcagctggagcagcacctgcggcag gGGTGGCTGTCCCTGGCTCAGGCCCGCTACTCCCTGGGCTGTCACCGCGTCTCGTCCCTGCAGTACGGGGCCACCATGGTGCCCCGAGTCCGTGTGTgccacag GCAGGACCCAGAGGGACGCCCCCACTTCGAGGAGGTGCCGGGAACAGGGGGGGACCCCGAGGACCCCGACCCCCAGCAGGGGGGGGGTGACG GGCTGCGGCAGCGCCGGGGAGCCCCCGAGAGAGGGGggagcccccccagaccccccccagaccccctgaGCTGGTTTGGGGTCCTGGTGCCCCCCAGTCTGCGGCAGGCCCAGGGCAGCTTCCAGAAGG gggtgaCGCTGGCCGTGGAGGTGGCCGAGCTCCAGGCCACCATGGAGGCTGCGGCCGCCCGGTACCGGCAGCTCCTGCGGCAGAAATGTCACCTGGCTGGGGACaacggggacagcagggacagccacaccCCCACGggaacagctggggacacccagggtgACACAGCGACCTCGGTGACTGCGTGA
- the IMP4 gene encoding U3 small nucleolar ribonucleoprotein protein IMP4, which translates to MLRRQARERREYLQRRAREQQQQRQRERRESLKRALDENRLLPTELRHEALALQKELEFDFEAPAGTGDSQDDEYRWAGLEPPKVMVTTSRDPSSRLRLFAKELCLLLPGARRMNRGRAELGALVGACRAAGVTDLLVLHETRGRPDGLTVSHLPHGPTAYFTLSGAVLRQEVGGLGGAPLAAPHLLLLRLDSTLGKRVGTILKHLFPVPRPESRRVVTFANEDDVILVRNHVYRRRGRTVELEEVGPRFQLRPYLIRLGTLEQGDAADVEWRWHPYTATAPKRRLLSVT; encoded by the exons ATG CTGCGGCGCCAGGCCCGGGAGCGCCGGGAGTACCTGCAGCGCCGGGcgagggagcagcagcagcagcggcagcgggaGCGCAGGGAGAGCCTGAAGAGAGCGCTCGATG AGAATCGGCTGCTGCCCACGGAGCTGCGGCACGAGGCGCTGGCCCTGCAGAAGGAGCTCGAGTTCGACTTCGAGGCACCAGCAG ggacaggtgacagccaGGATGACGAGTACAGGTGGGCGGGGCTGGAGCCCCCCAAGGTGATGGTGACGACGTCGCGCGACCCCAGCTCCCGCCTGCGCCTCTTCGCCAAG gagctgtgcctgctgctgccgggGGCTCGCCGGATGAACCGGGGCCGTGCCGAGCTGGGCGCTCTGGTCGGGGCGTGCCGGGCCGCGGGCGTCACCgacctgctggtgctgcacGAGACGCGCGGGCGGCCCG ATGGGCTGACCGTGTCCCACCTGCCCCATGGCCCCACTGCCTACTTCACCCTGAGCGGGGCCGTGCTGCGCCAGGAGgtcggggggctcgggggggcccCGCTGGCCGCcccccacctgctgctgctgcgtcTGGATTCCACTCTTGGAAAAAGG GTTGGGACCATCCTCAAGCACCTGTTCCCCGTGCCCCGACCCGAGAGCCGCCGCGTGGTGACCTTTGCCAACGAGGATGACGTCATTTTAGTGCG gaACCACGTGTACCGGCGCCGGGGGCGGACggtggagctggaggaggtCGGACCCCGTTTCCAGCTGAGGC cctaCCTGATCCGCCTGGGGACCCTGGAGCAGGGGGACGCAGCCGACGTGGAGTGGCGCTGGCACCCGTACACGGCCACGGCCCCCAAGCGCCGCCTGCTCAGCGTCACCTGA
- the PTPN18 gene encoding tyrosine-protein phosphatase non-receptor type 18, producing the protein MAPPPPPGHLSLARGVQPPLYQDAVARRALRPALLRSVSVPAEPPAPPAMDVTYAVVNKPRRGGGAAGRGPSPLDRDHAPFARDSAPSGTCSLPGSPVRRPSPSPAGSPRPTDGAYEVVTPPADPSSSPCLGFNSRIGKPKGPRDPPAEWSQV; encoded by the exons ATGGCACCTCCACCACCCCCCGGCCACCTCAGCCTGGCCCGTGGGGTGCAG ccccccctgTACCAGGACGCTGTCGCTCGTCGGGCTCTGCGCCCCGCCCTGCTCAG GAGCGTTTCGGTGCCGGCCgagccccccgcgccccccgccaTGGATGTCACCTACGCCGTGGTCAACAAACCCCGccgggggggcggggccgcggggagAGGCCCCTCCCCCTTGGACAGAGACCACGCCCCCTTCGCAAGAGACTCCGCCCCCTCGGGCACGTGCTCGCTGCCGGGCAGCCCCGTGcgccgcccctcccccagcccggcAG gatcccccagacCCACGGATGGCGCCTACGAGGTCGTGACCCCCCCTGCagaccccagcagcagcccctgccttg GGTTTAACTCCCGCATTGGGAAGCCCAAGGGCCCACGGGACCCCCCGGCTGAGTGGTCCCAGGTGTGA